The following are from one region of the Corynebacterium hindlerae genome:
- a CDS encoding ATP-binding cassette domain-containing protein, translating to MTTLIHVDSFNITRGKKHILRVLSFELQEGSITGIIGPSGSGKTTLLRAIVGVQKYQGELHVLGHPAGDAANRGRIGYMTQSASVYE from the coding sequence ATGACCACGTTGATCCACGTGGATAGTTTCAACATCACGCGAGGCAAGAAGCACATCCTTCGTGTTTTATCCTTTGAGCTGCAAGAAGGTAGCATCACGGGCATCATCGGTCCTTCTGGTTCTGGCAAGACGACGCTGCTCCGAGCCATCGTTGGTGTGCAGAAATACCAAGGCGAGTTACATGTCCTTGGCCACCCAGCCGGTGACGCTGCCAATCGCGGGCGAATTGGCTATATGAC